The genomic DNA AGACTAAAAGGATGAATCACATTTACAAATACGGTGATTGGGGGTGGAAGTAAGGTATTCTAAGTAGAAGGATATTCTAAGCAGAAGGATAGTATCAAATAGCCCTTTTCCCCTCTTTCCTCCAGAATGGACTCAGATCATCACCAAGTACTTATGGGAGCAGCTACAGAAGATGGCTGAATACTACCGGCCAGGGCCTGCAGGAAGTGGGGGCTGTGGTTCCACGATAGGGCCCTTGCCCCATGATGTAGAGGTGGCAATCCGGCAGTGGGATTACAACGAGAAGCTGGCCATGTTCATGTTTCAGGTAGGGAGTAGGGCATGTTGTATGGGGCATTGGGTTGAGCATGAACTTATACTCTGCCAGCAGAGAACAGAATCTGCCTGCCACCTTGCCCCAGTTGTGGTTCTCttcatcttttcatttactttatcTGCCTCATCTGTAATAGTCCCGTGTTGAGCTACTACACTTCCCTCCCTGGTACCCATAGGATGGAATGCTGGACAGACATGAGTTCCTGACCTGGGTGCTTGAGTGTTTTGAGAAAATTCGCCCTGGAGAGGATGAATTGCTTAAACTGCTGCTGCCCCTGCTTCTCCGAGTAAGGCTTGGAattttggtgggggtgggtgggcaggGGGAGTCCAGGAAGGATTtgaggaagaataaaatattagagCAGGGTCCCCTGGGGAGAACTAGGGGCTCTGATGGTCCTGTCTTCGCAGTACTCTGGGGAATTCGTTCAGTCTGCGTACCTGTCCCGCCGCCTTGCCTATTTCTGTACACGGAGACTGGCCCTGCAGCTGGATGGTGTGAGCAGTCACTCGTCTCATGTTATATCTGCTCAGTCAACAAGCACTCTACCCACCACCCCTGCTCCTCAGCCCCCATCTAGCAGCACACCCTCGACTCCCTTTAGTGACCTGCTTATGTGCCCTCAGCACCGGCCCCTGGTTTTTGGCCTCAGCTGTATCCTGCAGGTAGGTACTAGGCAGGCCCAAGAAAGCATTGAGAGATAACTTGAGAAGAATCAGGTGCCCGTTCCAGAGAATAGGGGTAATTTCAAATTGGATATAGGAGTAGGTGCTGAGTACTTGTTTTGAGGTAGTTGTTTCTTGGTAATGGGGTATTAGTTCCCTTTGGGGGTTTTGACCAGCCTCTCTCGCTCCCTTCCAGGGCTAAATAGTGGGCCCAACGCCTTTTAGGAAAGTGGGTGAAGGGAGGGGATCAGGGGTAGAGTGATCTGGGTCTTGGGGACCCAGTCAGAAAACTTTGGATCTGAAATCTACGGGTTGGGTCTTAGCATGGGATTCCAGAGAGGCAGCCATGGTGAATGAGTTGGACTTAGCTGTTTCTGTCTGGCAGACCATCCTCCTGTGTTGTCCTAGTGCCTTGGTTTGGCACTACTCACTGACTGATAGCAGAATTAAGACCGGCTCACCACTTGACCACTTGCCTATTGCCCCCTCCAACCTGCCCATGCCAGAGGGTAACAGTGCCTTCACTCAGCAGGTATGTCTGACCACTAGTCTGGTACTCTCAGATTGGGGTATGAggctaaattattttctctttcagaaataGTGATTTGGAGTCTGGTACTATTCTTCTAGCCTGGGACTCTGGCCTTTTGTACGCCTTGGTACATCCTTAATAGCCTTCCTTTTGAATATCGCAGGTCCGTGCAAAGTTGCGGGAGATCGAGCAGCAGATCAAGGAGCGGGGACAGGCAGTTGAAGTTCGCTGGTCCTTTGATAAGTGCCAGGAAGCTACTGCAGGTATGTGTCAGAAAACAGATAACAGGAAGTATGTTTGAGGAAAGGATCGGAGATAGTAAGGACATGTAGATCTGAGAGCCAGAATGCACCAGGCCTCTGGTTCAGTCCCCTTTACCTCGTTTCCTCCTTAGGCTTCACCATTGGACGGGTACTGCATACTTTGGAAGTGCTGGATAGCCATAGTTTTGAGCGCTCTGACTTCAGCAACTCTCTTGACTCCCTTTGTAACCGAATCTTTGGATTGGGGCCTAGCAAGGATGGGCATGAGGTAAGCAAGAAGCAGAATAGAAGGAGCAAAAAACATCGCAAGGTCAATAACATGTATGAGGGTAAGTCATGGTGAGGCACTGTAACCAGAGCATTTCTGCAGAAATGGTCTCACTGGGTCCAGGATGTTTTATGATGGGGCACAGTCTTTAGGAAATTGGAACTCAGTTCTTTGTCCCTACCCCTACCTTACTCCTCCCTGTCTTCCTTTGGTCTCCAGATCTCCTCAGATGATGATGCTGTGGTGTCATTGCTATGCGAATGGGCTGTCAGCTGCAAGCGTTCTGGTCGGCATCGTGCTATGGTGGTAGCCAAGCTCCTCGAGAAGAGACAGGCAGAGATTGAGGCTGAGGTTAGAGGGCAGAGATAGGAGAACAAGACTGGCCAGTGGCAAGAAATTTAACTGGGGTTGGAGACTGAGAGATTGAGGTGGTAGAGGGACCAGAGTTGAAGGTACGAGAACAGAGTAAAGAAGTGGAAGAGAACCTAAAGGCGAAGTTAGGATGTGAGGCAAAAGTAGAGAGGAGCGGATTGTTGTCAAAGTTAGAGATGACATCAAGGCTTCAGTTAGGAGGCGGGAAAGAAAATGGAGGTCAGCGGGGGAGTGAAGGTGAAAAGCGTGGGGTAGAGGTCAAGCAGGTGATAGTTTAAGGCTTACACATTGAGGAGTGAGGAAGCAGGTAAAAGTCAGTTCTACAATTTGTTCTGTCATCTTGCAGCGTTGTGGAGAATCAGAAGCAGCAGATGAGAAAGGTTCCATCGCCTCTGGCTCCCTTTCTGCTCCCAGTGCTCCCATCTTCCAGGATGTCCTCCTGCAGTTTCTGGATACACAGGCTCCCATGCTGAGTACGGAACCCTGCCACCCTCTAGTTACATCTGTCTAGACTCAGTTAGCCACAACTGTCATTAGAAATCATAATTCATGGCCCTttggtctgtatttctctcttggGCTCTATGCAGAATGACTTTTAGATGGAGTTCTAATTATTCTCTTTAACTGACCATCTTACATttaaacagaatagagaaatacAGAGAAGGATAAAAACAAGAGCTTGTGATTGAAGCATTTTCACTGCATAAATTGCAGCAAAGTTGATACATTCCTTTCTGAGATGGTGTGTGGGGCAACCAACCACACTTTGTCCCTCGATgtttctgagatttttatttgGCCACTCCTGTTTTTGCCTTAGGTGTGTTCTCTCTTTTGGCCCACGTTTTTGTGTTCTCCTAACTCATCTTTCCTCATTCCCTTCCTCCAGCGGACCCCCGAAGTGAGAGTGAGCGGGTGGAATTCTTTAACTTAGTACTGCTGTTCTGTGAACTGATTCGACATGATGTTTTCTCCCACAACATGTATACTTGCACTCTCATCTCCCGAGGGGACCTTGCCTTTGGAGCCCCTGGTCCCCGGCCTCCCTCCCCCTTTGATGATCCTGCCGATGACCCAGAGCGCAAGGAGGctgaaggcagcagcagcagcaagctgGAAGTGAGTGGGCTTTTCCCTGCCATAGGTCGTTTCTTCTGACATTTCCATCTTCATGGCCCCCAGAGGCCTCTGAGAGCCTCTtttgcctgggggtggggggtagtaTTTTCTTAGGACTTGGTGATTGAGCAAGCACTCTCACATCGGTTGTTGCATCGACTCCTCCCATCAGCCCCGTGAGGTACTCTTATCACTATTTTTAAGCTGAAGGAAGTGGAGGCCTATACTGGTTAAGTGATTGCATGAGGCTTGACTCCAGATCCTGTGCTTTCCCCAATCTGGTCTTCTCTCCAATTCCCTCATGAAGTTTTCTAGATGGTGGGAGCCACTCCCTAAGGGTTAAAGCAACTTCGCATATGTTCTATGTCCTCAGGATCCAGGGCTCTCAGAATCTATGGACATTGACCCTGGTTCCAGTGTGCTCTTTGAGGATATGGAGAAGCCTGATTTTTCAGTAAGTTCAATCCTGAGCGTGGCGGAATCTGGCTCCTTGGATCTTCCATTATTTCTGCTTTTGGCATTTCGTTATGCCCTCTCAtcccctttccttcttctcaTGTTCTGCCTTCTTACCTTTCTCTCAGTTGTTTTCCCCCACTATGCCCTGTGAAGGGAAGGGCAGTCCATCCCCTGAGAAGCCAGATGTTGAGAAGGAGGTGAAGCCTCCACCCAAGGAGAAGATCGAAGGGACCCTTGGGGTTCTTTACGACCAGCCCCGACATGTGCAGTATGCCACCCACTTTCCCATCCCCCAGGTACTCTTCCCCAGCACGTTGTGATGATCTGTTTTGAACCCAGATTTCTGTCCAAGGAATTTCCTGAGGGGTTGGAGCTGTTCCTGAGGATGTCAGTTGGGAAAGGAAAGGGGCTTGAGCATGTGAATGCTGAGGGATGTGGAGCATGATTTCAAGAGGCGGGAAGGAGATGAGTGCTGGAGTCTGACGGTGCTGCTGGGATGCAGGAGGAGTCATGCAGCCATGAGTGCAACCAGCGGTTGGTCGTACTGTTTGGGGTGGGAAAGCAGCGAGATGATGCCCGCCATGCCATCAAGAAAATCACCAAGGATATCCTGAAGGTTCTGAACCGCAAGGGGACAGCAGAAACTGGTGGGTTTTAGGCTCCTTAAACAGATCTCCCCCAGAGAGTGCCCTAGTCAGTCTTCCCTTCCCCAGCATAGGGAACTCCCCAGTCATGTCCCAATGTCCTGTCTCTTGGAGTCTCCTGAGAGCTCTAGTCCTTTTGAAACTTCCCCCCTCATTCCCCCCCTCTACAGACCAGCTTGCTCCTATTGTGCCTCTGAATCCTGGAGACCTGACATTCTTAGGTACCTCACAGTAAGCCCCAtactgccctccctccctctcccttccctccctcaacCTAGCACCTCCCTGTACATATTCCTCTAAGGTCCACATAGTCTGTGGTCCTCTAAACCTTTGTTTCACTGTCCCTTTCCCTtcatccctcccccatcccttccTTGACCCTCCCTTCCCGgcttccctcttctttccctccctccctccctccttccctgtctccctccctccctccctcccaccctcccataGCCTTCTCTCtatcccctcctccccacccctagTCAACTAGTTATCTTCCCTGTCTTGACTGATCCCTTTCAAATGTCCCCTCAGGTGGGGAGGATGGGCAGAAGCGGCGACGCAACCGGCCTGAAGCCTTCCCCACTGCTGAAGATATCTTTGCTAAGTTCCAGCACCTTTCACATTATGACCAACACCAGGTCACGGCTCAGGTGTGGGCCTAAGCCCAGCCCCTTTCCCACATTCTGGCCTCctgtcctgttttcttttcttccctatcTTCTCCCCGCTAGGCAGGCTAAGCCTCCTGGTCTCATCCCCCTCCATTGTCATCCTTTCCTGCTTCCCTggttcttccttcctctctccactCCCGTCTCACTCCTACTGCCCTTATCAGGTCTCTCGGAATGTTCTGGAGCAGATCACGAGCTTTGCCCTTGGCATGTCATACCACTTGCCTCTGGTGCAGCATGTGCAGTTCATCTTTGACCTCATGGAATATTCACTCAGCATCAGTGGCCTCATCGACTTTGCCATTCaggtggggaagttggggagatgAGGGTGGAGGAAGGAGTTCATGCCATGTAGGGGCTACAGAGGGTCATAAGGACAGGGGTAGAGGCTCCAGCCAGTTTCCCAGGCTATTTGGAGGGGGAGAACAACTAGCACGGGGGGAGTGGAACATGAGCTAAGGCTGCAGGAATAGAGACTTAAGTGCTCCCTGGGGAGGCCAAGAGGCAGATGAGAGCATTGGGGAGATCATCCTTCCACTGTGGAGTTCATAGAACTGTATCCTGGTTGCTGATTAGAGGTGTTGTTGATAGAATAAAGGACTGTGGCATAGGGTAACAGGCCCTTCTATCCTGAGGTGGCTCCAGCAGGAAGGGGCTCAGGCCCGGCCTTGCCGGCGTCCCTACAAGAAGGTGGGTTCTATGTAACATGAGGGACCTCTGCATTTCTCACCCCCGTTCACTCTGCTAGCTGCTGAATGAACTGAGTGTAGTCGAGGCTGAGCTGCTTCTCAAATCCTCGGATCTGGTGGGCAGCTACACTACCAGCCTGTGCCTGTGCATTGTGGCTGTCCTGCGGCACTATCatgcctgcctcatcctcaaCCAGGACCAGATGGCACAGGTCTTTGAGGGGTAAGCAGGGCTTCGGAATGACTGAAACACACAAGGCTCTGGCAAATGCCGGTGGAAGTGGCCTAGGAAGAGCATGCACTTCCTCCCACTCTGGGGAAGTGCCTGCTGCTCAGGTGGGAAAGGAATGGTATTTTTTCCCAGACGCTTGAATCTGTTTCAGGGGGCCCACATACCGTCTGCTGACCCTCCCAACCTTGCTTCTTCATGCAGGCTGTGTGGTGTCGTGAAGCATGGGATGAACCGGTCCGATGGTTCCTCTGCAGAGCGCTGTATCCTTGCTTATCTCTATGATTTGTACACCTCCTGTAGCCatttaaagaacaaatttggGGAGCTCTTCAGGTAAGAGAGGTGGAAGGTAAGGGGTAGCGAGTAGGACCTACTCCCTTTTTCCCATGACCACCCAACTCAGAAGGAGAGCATGGCCCGGGACCCTGCTGCCTGTTCAGGGTCATTTATGGACTGTGTCCTGCACGTACTGTTATGTTACTGAGAATGGGCCCTCTTCCTCAGCAGGCTTGCCCCCCCATCTCTGTGGGGCccaccctcttccctctcttcctcgtTGCCTTCAGCGGCCCTTGTTCCTTATTCCCATGTGGTTCCTTTCCCGCCCAATCTGTTTTGTCCTATCTCCCTTTTCTTGTCCCAAGATCCTTCAtccctcactttcttcttttttcttttctcccctttcctaACCATCCCTCAACCTCAGCAGACCTTCTTCAACACTACTGTTTCCTTTCCTCCATCCCTGCAGTGACTTTTGCTCAAAGGTGAAGAACACTATCTACTGCAACGTGGAGCCATCGGAATCAAATATGCGCTGGGCACCCGAGTTCATGATTGACACTCTAGAGAACCCTGCAGCTCACACTTTCACCTACACGGGGCTAGGCAAGAGTCTTAGTGAGAACCCTGCTAACCGCTACAGCTTTGTCTGCAATGCCCTTATGCACGTCTGTGTGGGGCACCATGATCCCGATAGGTATGGGGCATACCGAGTGAGCAAGGGCACCATGCCCCCACCTGAGATAGGGAGGGCTGAGGTACCCGGGAGGTACTACAACCTTGATTTACTGGGGCAGAGATGAGAAGTTAATGGGTCTGAGGTTTTGTGGAGCAAGGTTTTTCCTGAGGGCATTTGTACTTTTCCCTAGGGTGAATGACATCGCAATCCTGTGTGCAGAGCTGACCGGCTATTGCAAGTCACTGAGTGCAGAATGGCTAGGAGTGCTTAAGGCCTTGTGCTGCTCCTCTAACAACGGCACTTGTGGTTTCAACGACCTCCTTTGCAATGTCGATGTGAGACTTGGGGTGGGGTCTTGCTAGTGGGGCAGTGACCAGGGCAGGGGTCTGGTCATGATCCCCTGACCAGGGACAGAGTTCCATAGAGTGGAGGCACACGGCTTTGAGTGGGTGCCTCTCTCTACACTGAGTCGTGTTGTCTGTCTGCTTTTTCCTCCAGGTCAGTGACCTGTCTTTTCATGATTCGTTGGCTACTTTTGTTGCCATCCTCATCGCTCGGCAGTGTTTGCTCCTGGAGGATCTGATTCGCTGTGCTGCCATCCCTTCACTCCTTAATGCTGGTGAACTACCAATCTGTAACCCCTAGCATTTCTAGGCCTCAAATTTCCATACATACTAGACGGCCATCCTCTCATTGTTCACTGTGGGAGACCTTGCAGCAGCTCCCTGGCCTTCCCAAGAAGGCCAGTGCTTTGGTATGCTGAAGGCTAGAAGGAACCTGTTTTTTTAAACCCTGGATTTGCAGCCCTGACCTTTCCAAGTTCTGACCCTTCAGCTGCGTAACAGTTCTCTGCTCTACCTCGCCTTCACTGTTATCTTGCTTTTTCGCCTTTCACTTTACCTCATCTTCTCTCCTATGCCCTTGCCATACACTTGCATGCatgcaggcatgcacacacataaacccACATGCAGTTCAGCTTCATCCGTCCCAGATctgttttgtcttccttttagCTTGTAGTGAACAGGACTCTGAACCAGGTGCCAGACTTACCTGCCGCATCCTCCTTCACCTTTTCAAGACACCACAGCTCAATCCTTGCCAGTCTGATGGAAGTAAGTAACCCTGATCTGAACCAGCCAACAGTAGAAAGTGTGGCTCCCTTGCCCCTGTGGATTCTGCTTCTGCTTCCCCTGACTTCATCGCCTTCCCCAGACAAGCCTACAGTAGGAATCCGCTCCTCCTGTGACCGCCACCTGCTGGCTGCCTCCCAGAACCGCATCGTGGATGGAGCTGTGTTTGCTGTTCTCAAGGCTGTGTTTGTACTTGGTATGGGGGTAGGAAGGGAGTGGTGCCAGAAGTGTGTATAGGGTGGAGTGCCAGCTAAACTACAAGGGACAGTCTTTCTCCCTCCTGAAGGTGGTCTCTCTGACCTTttggaaggaggggagggaaagaagtaTATTTCTGTCCCATAGGGCAGGATTTGGGGTGTTTCTGCCTCTGTGGGCCCAGGGTGGGTCTCCACACAGTGTTCCAATCTCACTCTGCCCTCCCTATCTCCCACCCGTGAACCACAGGGGATGCAGAACTGAAGGGTTCGGGCTTCACTGTGACAGGAGGAACAGAAGAACTtccagaggaggagggaggaggtggcagtggcGGTCGGAGGCAGGGTGGCCGCAACATCTCTGTGGAGACAGCCAGTCTGGATGTCTATGCCAAGTACGTGCTGCGCAGCATCTGCCAACAGGTCAGTCTCACCTTCCTCCCACACCTCCTAAATGCCTCTGTGTAATATAGTCCTGTTTCCAGCCCGTGATCACACCACCTCCCTACTATACATTGTGTCCCTTACCAATTCCAGCCCATCCCCCATACTGCTAACCCCCTCACCGGTTGCTCCCAGTCCCTGATTGTCAGCTTTCTCAGGAATGGGTAGGAGAACGTTGCCTTAAGTCACTGTGTGAGGACAGCAATGACCTGCAAGACCCAGTGTTGAGTAGTGCCCAGGCACAGCGCCTCATGCAGCTCATCTGCTACCCACATCGACTCCTGGACAATGAGGATGGGGAAAACCCCCAGCGACAGCGCATAAAGCGCATTCTCCAGGTAGACCAAGGCCATGGGGGCCGTGGAGGAAGCAATGGGCCCAATCTGGGGAGAAACAATAGgaaccttgagaaaaggagagggagagttAAGTAGAGAGGAAGACGAACAAGGAtgtaggggaggggaggagtaGTGAGAGAAACAGCTCCAGCATGGGCTGAGGAGTAAGTCCAATATGGTCTAGACTCCAGAGTGAGAGTGTTATGTGAGGGCACAGCTATCTGGAGTGAATCTAGCTTATCAGTGGGAAGCATAGCATTTGGGGGGCCTAGGTGTGGGCCTTGTATATTTGGCATTTTGGCCATGGCTCAGGAACTGAATAGTAGTAGCTACTAATTGCTGAGCACATgctttgtgccaggtactgtgctaggcacttgCACACATTTCCTCACTTAATCTTTATGACCTATGAAGTAGGTGAGTGTCCCTGTTtgactgatgaggaaactgaggcttgaagaggttaagtaacttgtccaaggtcacatagctgatAGGTTTAGAGTCAGTATTTGAGCCCAGACATGTCTGTGCACTTTCCACTTCACATTGCCCCACATCTTCAGATGACTGGAGAGTAGCAAAATAAAGCTGTTGAGGAAAAGCTGAAGGAATAAGGTCTCCAACCCAGAACAGATAGGGCTGAAGAGAGATTAGCTAACAGTGGCCTTCTAGTCTCTACAGGACTTTGAGAGATTGTCTTATAAAGGTCCTGTCAGGGACTTTCAGCAGCTGGTGTAAAACGAGAGGAGTAGGCTTCAACTTAAACATCAAGGGTTTCAAGGTTAAGCATTAAGCAGAACTTCCTGATATAAAGGGATGGGAAAGATGTGAAATCTTTTCtgaaccattttaaaaattggaaagattTTCAACTAGTTTGGACTATTTTCatgtattctctcttttttttttttttttttttttttttttgagacgagtcttgttcttgtcgcccaggctggagtgcagtggcacaatctcagctcactgcaacctccatctcccaggtgcaagtgattctcctgcctcagcctcctgagtaactgggattacaggcacctgccaccatgcctggctaatttttttatttttgatagagatggggtttcaccatgttggccaggctggtcttgaactcctgacctcaggcaatccacccacctcagcctccctaaatgtaGTTGTTCTTAAAGATGGGGACATAGAGGGGTCTCTCAGACCTCCAGGAGTCTTTGATTCAATGTTGCGGGAGATCGGGAATTGACCTCAGGTTGGTGGGTAGCTGGGGGTAACAGATGATGACTAGTCTGGATGTGGGGCTTCTATCACAGAACTTGGACCAGTGGACCATGCGCCAGTCTTCCTTGGAGCTGCAGCTCATGATCAAGCAGACCCCCAACAATGTAAGTAGTACCTGGACCCTCCCTTTCCTGTGCTCATATTCAACTCCTTGTGTCGGGGAGGCAGTCCACCACAGAACCTAGATCTTACCCTTGGGCTCTTGAGCTGAGAGATAAGAGGGGATGGGAAAATGGTGAACAAGTGGAGCTGTTGATAAGGGAAATGGGTTGGGAGTGTTGGAGCTCTGAGCTGTGGGGAaacttggtggtggtggtagagcCTGTTTCTGTGGCCACAGATGTAAGGATATATGTAAAGGAGAAGACAGTGAGGAATTAGAGAAATACGGAGGTACTAGACGGCATGATTCCCAACAGATTTGGGTTCCTACCTCCCCATCAACCTCCACCAGTGCTATCCTCCCTCATCTCCCATCTCTCCTACCATCCGCTTTCCTTCACCCCGAGCTACCTATTTTAGCACTTCTGTGCCTTTCATCCTCCCCAGGAGATGAACTCCCTCTTGGAGAACATCGCTAAGGCCACAATCGAGGTTTTCCAACAGTCAGCAGAGACAGGGTCATCTGGAAACACTGCAAGCAACATGCCCAGCAGCAGCAAGACCAAGCCTGTGCTCAGGTCAGATAGAAACATGTTGGGGCCCGTCCCCTTAGAAGTTTCTCTGCTGGTAGCATGAGTGATGTCAGCTGCATGGAGATGCCGGCATGTCTATGAGGGAAAGGAGAGGGCGGATTGTTCCAGCCTTGCCTGGCTCCCCTGTGACCCTGTGTCCGCTGTCTGTTCTCCAGCTCTCTAGAGCGCTCTGGTGTATGGCTGGTGGCCCCTCTCATTGCTAAACTGCCCACCTCAGTCCAGGGACATGTGTTAAAGGCTGCTGGGGAGGAATTGGAGAAGGGTCAGCACCTGGGTTCCTCTTCACGCAAAGAACGTGATCGACAAAAGCAGAAGAGGTAAAGGGGCTTAGGGAGTGGGCCAAGATAGAGGAGTagaaaggagaggaggcaggCCCAGGGAGGAGTAAAACTGGGATGGAGGAGAAGCATAATAGGAAAGTGGAAAATCAGAGGATAAAAGTGGGTATGGCTGAGCAAGTGGCTATATCTTGAGAGTAGAGTCTGGGGCTTGGAGGAATGAGGTTGGAAGTTGCCTGACTCCCAACCCACagtcttctcccctccccttctttcctcttctcttttctcctcctgtcTCTAGTATGTCCCTGTTGAGCCAGCAGCCCTTCTTATCGCTGGTGCTGACATGTCTGAAAGGGCAGGATGAACAACGCGAGGGACTCCTTACCTCCCTCTACAGCCAGGTGCACCAGGTACAGATCTCTGGGCCATGGAGGTGggcaggagggtggggaaggatgcACCTAAGGGGCTATTCTGTACTTGGAAACTGCAGTACTTTCTGATAAACATATTGGCTGCTTTGGGATGGAAGCACAAAGATCCCTGAACTgcatgttttatttgtttctattctAGATTGTGAATAATTGGCGAGATGACCAGTACTTAGATGATTGCAAACCAAAGCAGCTCATGCATGAGGCACTCAAACTTCGGCTCAACCTGGTGAGAAGGCCAGCtagggagaagaaggaagagggtaGGACTGGAAATGTGGAATACGAAAGCCTCAGGTTGTAGAGAACAGAGGTGAGGATAGAGGCTCCAGGCTccaggttattttttatttttatttttttggagacggagtctcactctgtcacccaagctggagtacaggggcgccatctcagctcactgcaacctccacctcccggattcaagcgattcttgtgcctcagcctcccgagtagctgggattacaggcatgtgccaccacgcccagctattttttgtatatttagtagagacggggtttcaccgtgctggccaggctggtcttgaactactgacttcaggtgatccacccacctcggcctcccaaagtgctgggattataggcgtgagccaccgtgcccagcctgagtcTTGAAGTAATTAACCCTGTGCTCCGAAGGGATGCAGGGACTGAAAGTGGTTAAGGGGGCTGGATCACTGTGGTCATGGTCCAATAGGTTATGTACCCTGGATCCTTGCAGGGACTCTGCCTCAGTATCCTAGATTCTGACTGGGCCCTAGAAGCACTGGAAACCCATAGTGGAATATTGAATGGAATCCTGGAAATCATTCAGTCCAACTCCCATCACTTTCTAAGTATggaaacagagacccagagatgTCAAGAATTCCCTCATTGTTTTGAGGTCATATAGCAAAGCATAGGTTCAACTTGAGCATGAACTCAGGCATCCCAACTCAGATTCGAACTAAGCTTCCCTTACACGCTGGCCTTTGTCCCTGAGCCATCTGACTGACTTGTTGTGGCCTTGGCAGGTGGGGGGCATGTTTGACACGGTGCAGCGCAGCACCCAGCAGACCACAGAGTGGGCCGTGCTCCTCCTAGAGATCATCATCAGCGGCACTGTCGACATGCAGTCCAACAAGTAAAGCATCCCCACCTGCTCCCTGCAGTTTCACACCCAAGAAGGTCCCCCTACCTCCACGCCAAGTGGACCCACTGAGATTGGTGTGGCTGTTACTGTGGACTCCATGGCCCTGGGCTCCCCATATGGTTTTTGTGCTCTCCGGGTGACATATTAAGCACCTCTccctgctcatgtcctttgctgaCGCCTTTTTCTGTCTTCACCTCTTTCTTCTCTGGCTTTCTCCCTGGCTTCCTGTCTCAGTGAGCTCTTCACTACTGTGTTGGACATGCTGAGCGTGCTCATCAACGGGACACTGGCTGCAGACATGTCTAGCATCTCCCAAGGTAGCATGGAGGAAAACAAGCGTGCATACATGAACTTGGCGAAGAAGCTGCAGGTGAGCAGAGGACGCAGGGACAAGG from Saimiri boliviensis isolate mSaiBol1 chromosome X, mSaiBol1.pri, whole genome shotgun sequence includes the following:
- the MED12 gene encoding mediator of RNA polymerase II transcription subunit 12 isoform X4; this translates as MAAFGILSYEHRPLKRPRLGPPDVYPQDPKQKEDELTALNVKQGFNNQPAVSGDEHGSAKNINFNPAKISSNFSSIIAEKLRCNTLPDTGRRKPQVNQKDNFWLVTARSQSAINTWFTDLAGTKPLTQLAKKVPIFSKKEEVFGYLAKYTVPVMRAAWLIKMTCAYYAAISETKVKKRNVVDPFTEWTQIITKYLWEQLQKMAEYYRPGPAGSGGCGSTIGPLPHDVEVAIRQWDYNEKLAMFMFQDGMLDRHEFLTWVLECFEKIRPGEDELLKLLLPLLLRYSGEFVQSAYLSRRLAYFCTRRLALQLDGVSSHSSHVISAQSTSTLPTTPAPQPPSSSTPSTPFSDLLMCPQHRPLVFGLSCILQTILLCCPSALVWHYSLTDSRIKTGSPLDHLPIAPSNLPMPEGNSAFTQQVRAKLREIEQQIKERGQAVEVRWSFDKCQEATAGFTIGRVLHTLEVLDSHSFERSDFSNSLDSLCNRIFGLGPSKDGHEISSDDDAVVSLLCEWAVSCKRSGRHRAMVVAKLLEKRQAEIEAERCGESEAADEKGSIASGSLSAPSAPIFQDVLLQFLDTQAPMLTDPRSESERVEFFNLVLLFCELIRHDVFSHNMYTCTLISRGDLAFGAPGPRPPSPFDDPADDPERKEAEGSSSSKLEDPGLSESMDIDPGSSVLFEDMEKPDFSLFSPTMPCEGKGSPSPEKPDVEKEVKPPPKEKIEGTLGVLYDQPRHVQYATHFPIPQEESCSHECNQRLVVLFGVGKQRDDARHAIKKITKDILKVLNRKGTAETDQLAPIVPLNPGDLTFLGGEDGQKRRRNRPEAFPTAEDIFAKFQHLSHYDQHQVTAQVSRNVLEQITSFALGMSYHLPLVQHVQFIFDLMEYSLSISGLIDFAIQLLNELSVVEAELLLKSSDLVGSYTTSLCLCIVAVLRHYHACLILNQDQMAQVFEGLCGVVKHGMNRSDGSSAERCILAYLYDLYTSCSHLKNKFGELFSDFCSKVKNTIYCNVEPSESNMRWAPEFMIDTLENPAAHTFTYTGLGKSLSENPANRYSFVCNALMHVCVGHHDPDRVNDIAILCAELTGYCKSLSAEWLGVLKALCCSSNNGTCGFNDLLCNVDVSDLSFHDSLATFVAILIARQCLLLEDLIRCAAIPSLLNAACSEQDSEPGARLTCRILLHLFKTPQLNPCQSDGNKPTVGIRSSCDRHLLAASQNRIVDGAVFAVLKAVFVLGDAELKGSGFTVTGGTEELPEEEGGGGSGGRRQGGRNISVETASLDVYAKYVLRSICQQEWVGERCLKSLCEDSNDLQDPVLSSAQAQRLMQLICYPHRLLDNEDGENPQRQRIKRILQNLDQWTMRQSSLELQLMIKQTPNNEMNSLLENIAKATIEVFQQSAETGSSGNTASNMPSSSKTKPVLSSLERSGVWLVAPLIAKLPTSVQGHVLKAAGEELEKGQHLGSSSRKERDRQKQKSMSLLSQQPFLSLVLTCLKGQDEQREGLLTSLYSQVHQIVNNWRDDQYLDDCKPKQLMHEALKLRLNLVGGMFDTVQRSTQQTTEWAVLLLEIIISGTVDMQSNNELFTTVLDMLSVLINGTLAADMSSISQGSMEENKRAYMNLAKKLQKELGERQSDSLEKVRQLLPLPKQTRDVITCEPQGSLIDTKGNKIAGFDSIFKKEGLQVSTKQKLSPWDLFEGLKPSAPLSWGWFGTVRVDRRVARGEEQQRLLLYHTHLRPRPRAYYLEPLPLPPEDEEPPAPTLLEPEKKAPEPPKTDKPGAAPPSTEERKKKSTKGKKRSQPATKTEDYGMGPGRSGPYGVTVPPDLLHHPNPGSITHLNYRQGSIGLYTQNQPLPAGGPRVDPYRPVRLPMQKLPTRPTYPGVLPTTMTGVMGLDPSSYKTSVYRQQQPAVPQGQRLRQQLQAKIQSQGMLGQSSVHQMTPSSSYGLQTSQGYTPYVSHVGLQQHTGPADPTRHLQQRPSGYVHQQAPTYGHGLTSTQRFSHQTLQQTPMISTMTPMSAQGVQTGVRSTAILPEQQQQQQQQQQQQQQQQQQQQQQQQQQYHIRQQQQQQILRQQQQQQQQQQQQQQQQQQQQQQQQQHQQQQQQQAAPPQPQPQSQPQFQRQGLQQTQQQQQTAALVRQLQQQLSNTQPQPSTNIFGRY